In Nitrospirota bacterium, the following proteins share a genomic window:
- a CDS encoding 4Fe-4S binding protein has product MWIVVVDKEKCDGKGECVDVCPSGVLKITDGKADPFNVDECVGCMSCVEVCPTGAITVTEA; this is encoded by the coding sequence GTGTGGATTGTTGTAGTTGATAAAGAAAAATGTGATGGCAAAGGGGAATGTGTTGATGTTTGCCCTTCAGGTGTTCTAAAGATAACTGATGGGAAGGCTGATCCATTTAATGTTGATGAGTGTGTAGGCTGTATGAGCTGTGTAGAAGTCTGTCCCACCGGTGCTATCACAGTTACCGAGGCATAG
- a CDS encoding sulfurtransferase TusA family protein: MTDIKSITPAQELDVLGRVCPYPLVMVKKAMEKLGSGQVLKVLADAPASVEDTIPRFCEKQGYSLETVKLEDKGYWELYILKS; this comes from the coding sequence ATGACAGATATTAAATCAATAACACCGGCCCAGGAACTCGATGTTTTAGGAAGGGTTTGCCCTTATCCCCTTGTGATGGTTAAAAAGGCTATGGAGAAACTCGGTTCAGGGCAGGTCTTAAAGGTATTAGCTGATGCGCCAGCATCTGTAGAGGACACAATACCACGGTTCTGCGAAAAACAGGGCTATAGCCTGGAGACTGTTAAGCTCGAAGATAAAGGTTACTGGGAGCTTTATATCCTTAAGTCGTAA
- a CDS encoding DsrE family protein, which yields MADTKLLFLVQRPPYKSENPRLAITHAISYQTVDLFLEEGETVTPVLAFVGDGVLNCLKDQKSIQTYDTTSTETHVKNSLLLDIKVIVCKEDLERLGISHDRLADAADMGAESSINVAPFVEIMKEMETSKHLLCF from the coding sequence ATGGCCGATACAAAATTATTATTTTTAGTTCAAAGACCCCCGTATAAAAGTGAGAACCCAAGACTCGCTATAACCCACGCCATATCATATCAGACCGTGGATTTGTTCCTTGAGGAGGGAGAGACAGTAACCCCAGTTCTGGCCTTTGTCGGAGACGGTGTCTTAAACTGTCTCAAGGACCAGAAATCTATACAGACATATGATACAACGAGCACGGAAACCCATGTTAAAAACTCCCTGCTCCTTGATATAAAGGTGATTGTGTGTAAGGAAGACCTTGAGAGACTTGGCATCTCCCATGACAGGTTAGCTGATGCTGCCGATATGGGGGCAGAGTCGAGCATAAACGTAGCGCCCTTTGTTGAGATTATGAAAGAAATGGAAACTTCAAAACACTTACTCTGTTTTTAA
- a CDS encoding DsrE family protein → MATLTIGTFSSLVGSMSLDFVAKLSTAAVNKGHKVNIWLSGNATMLAKKGQKAFKDYSHLEKSIRELLSKGVEITTCEACTLARGIHKEDTIEGIRWDAMHWYLAKIANSDRVLHIGGE, encoded by the coding sequence ATGGCTACATTAACCATAGGCACTTTTTCATCTCTTGTTGGCTCCATGAGCCTTGATTTTGTTGCAAAATTGTCAACTGCTGCAGTAAATAAGGGTCATAAAGTAAATATCTGGCTGTCCGGAAACGCCACAATGCTTGCAAAAAAAGGGCAGAAAGCCTTCAAAGATTACTCTCATCTTGAAAAATCAATCAGGGAGCTTCTGTCAAAAGGGGTGGAGATAACTACCTGTGAGGCATGCACCCTGGCGAGAGGAATTCATAAGGAAGATACTATCGAGGGCATTCGGTGGGACGCCATGCACTGGTATTTAGCAAAGATTGCCAATAGTGACAGAGTTCTGCATATAGGAGGTGAATAA